GCGTGTATTCTCAATGGATCCTAACAGTGCACCTGGGCCCGATGAATTTACTGCTAAGTTTTTCCAGGTGGCCTGGGACTTTGATGCGCCAACCTTAGTCTTGGCCTTAAATTCTTTCTTTTGTGGGGATATTCTACCCAAGTGGCTCACTCACACTTGTATAATTATGTTGCCCAAAGTATCCTCTCACCGGCATTTTAATGATATAAGACCTATTAGCTTGTGTAATGTTGTGAGCAAGATTTTTGCTAAACTTCTCAATTCTAGATTGTCAAAGCTACTACCTAATCTtattagtgggaaccaaagtgGTTTTGTTAAAGTTAGGTCTATAACTGAAAATATTCTACTTGCTCAGGAAATCATTCAAGATATTGCGAAACCCAATAAATATGGCAATGTTGTGTTGAAATTGGATATGGCTACAGCTTATGATAGAGTTTCTAGACCTTTTTTATGTGTTTTGATGAGAAGATTGGGGTTTTAATGAAATATGAATTGACATGATCTTTAGGCATGTCTTTAGTAATTGGTATTCTCTACTTGTCAATGGTAATAGACAAGGATTCTTCAAGTCTAAAAGAGGACTTAGGGAAGGAGACCACATTCCCCCTTCCCTTTTTGTCCTATGTGTTGAATTTCTTTCCAGAAAATTACATGATGTATCTATTCATAGAGAATTCACTGGATTCTACATGAATAAGAAGGGTCCTATAATTAATCACCTTGcatatgttgatgatgttattCTCTTTTCTATTGGGTGCAAGAAATCCTTGGATATGCTTATGAAGGCACTATCAGTATACGAGAAAGTTTCGGGTTAGTTAGTGAATAAATAGAAGTCTTGTATCATATTGGCTCCTAATGCAACTGCAGATTTAATTCAAAGGGTAATAGATATCATAAGAATGGAACCAAGGAACTACCTGTCAAGTACCTTGGCTACCCCTATATGTTGGGAGGAAAAAGATAGTTATTTTCTCTAACTTGATCACCAAAATATTGCAAAGGATATCAGGATGGCATGCCAAACTTTTGTCCACGGGTGGTAGAGCTTTATTGATCAGACATGTCTTGCTTTATTTGCTAATTCATCTCCTAGCGGTCATACAACCTCACAAGGGAGTCTTACATCAGATAGAAAGGATGTTTGCCAGACTCTTTTGGGGAGGTTCAGATGAGAAGAGAACATTTCACTGGGCTTCCTGGGATAGTTTATGCTTCCCATACAGTGAGGGAAGAGTTAATTTCAGAAAATTACAAGATACATGTAATTCTTTCACAACAATGCAATGATAGAATTTAAGGACCGACTATTCACTATGGAAGAAGTTTCTTATGAGTAAGTACTGCAGAGATCACATCCTCTGATCAAAAAATGGTATTCTGGGCTGTCCAATTCCTGGAATGCTATGTGTAATATTAAAAGTAAGGTGGATATGCACATATTATGGAAGGTTGGGAAAAGGGACATTGCCTTTTGGTTTGATAACTGGACCAATCTTGGTCCACTATGCAATTTTCTACCAGAAGGAAGCAAGCCTGTGAACATTAAACTCTCTGAAGTACTAGTGAATGATCAATGGTGGTGGGGAGGCTGGGATAGCCTAATGCCTGAATATATAATGGAAACCATTGACTCTATGAAGCTCAAACTGAGACCTGCTGAACCGTGTGTCTCAGTTTGGACTGTTGATGAGAAAGGTACCTTCTCTGTGGCTTCAGCTGTGCACTTATTTAGAAGGAAAAAGCAAAATTCACGGATTGATTCAAAGACTTGGCAGAAACAAGTGCCATTCAAAATGAGTTTTATTGTTTGGAGGGCCTTGAGGGATAAAATCCCATCTGGTGCAAGAATTCTCAGGATGGAGTTCTCTATTTAttctagttgttgttgttgtagaatTCCTGACCTTGAAACAATAGATCACCTCTTTTGTTCTGGAGCTTATGCTCAAGAAGTATGGAGAATTATATGTGGCCCTAGAGGTATTCCCTATATAGGAGTGTCCTTTTGGAAACTATTGTTAAATTGGTGGAGGCTTAAAGCTCATAACCCAGTTGAAGCTCTTCTATTGAACTGTTTACCTATCGTCACAACATGGGAAATTTGGAAAGCCATGTGTGGAGTCAAATATGGTTCCGAGAGAATTAATGTGAGGAAGGCCATATCTATTATCTATTTCTGCATCTCTCAGGCGGTGAATACTCAATTCCATATGTTCAGAATCAAGCCGAAATGGAACAACATCTCTCAATTATTCCATACAACTGTCTATTTCAAGAAGACTATCATAACCAAGCGGAACAATCCCCCCGAACTGTTGTTAAGCTTAATTCCGATGGAAGTTGTAGGAATGGCTATTGTGGGGGAGGAGTAGTAGTAAGAGACAGTATGGGGTGTTTGATCTATGCGTACATACTAAACTTAGGTCCTGGAACTAGTAACTGGGCAGAAGCAATGTTCTTGTTATTTGGCATCAAGTGGTGTATTAAGAGTGGTTTCAACAATATCTTGGCAGAAAGTAATTCCAAACTCTTGGTGGATTGGGTTAATGGAAGCAATTGCACACCATGGAGAGTAGCATATCAAGTTAATGAGCTTAGAAGATTGAGGGGACATAAATTTCTTAATCTGAATCATTGTTTCAGGGAAAGCAATCAAGTTGCTGATAAACTGGCATCTTTGAGCCATGATTCATTACAAACTCAAGTGTTCTTGTCGTTTGTTGATTTACCAACACAAGTAAGAGGTATTATGAACATGGATAGGTGGAAATTACCTACAATTCGAATTGCTGATAAAAGAATAGCAGAGATTCCCTTCGAGCCCCCTTGAAGCATGTTGCTGATTGTAGTTGTAGGAGTTTTTATAAGAATGTCCTTTTATAGGATGGATACTTTTTGTCTACTTGTATGTAAGGTCTAAGTATCCACCCCCTTATGTAATGCTGCATCTCTTTTGTCACAAGGATAGTAGAGGCTTCCTTTCAGTTTAGACCAGGGTAATTGTTTGATTTAAAACATCACCCTCAACTCTTTGTACTTCCTTTTGATTATGATGAATAAAGACAaccaatttaattttttttttaaaaagtacttattTGACTCAAGTGGGCCATGTCAGAAGGAACATAGATGTCATGCTTTTGTAGCAAGTTATATTATTGTGGAATTCATTACGTATATAATCAATCTCTTTAACCCAAAGGTTGAATCACTGGTAACTTAAGAAAATGTTCAAAGTGTTCAAAAGGAAAGGAAGAGAGGAACGATTTTGGAATTAACTAAGCTAGGCAACTTTAAAATTTTGACAGGCAACTAATATTGCAATTTGACGCAAGAGCATGTATGACCATTTGATGTTTACTACAAGCCTTGCCTTTCAGATTCAACGAGTGTAAACCCGACAAGTcttgaagtagggggcatttgtaggcatataaattttattaaaattaaatccataaaataatgtggactatattttaaattcaagatattagttcaaataaatcttttgggctaatataattggattaattatataagtctaatttaattgggctacaaatgatgaacccacttcattaagcccaatatgtcatcttcctagaggctcagtttggtgccacgtgtcaaatgacgtggcgcgccaagtcaaacggaagagccaatagcatcatgccacgtgtcaaaatgacaaggcatgccaagtcacattaaaaggccaatgaaatcacgccacatgtgcaagtgacatgttctggccaaacAAATGCGGCTTTGTCactcttcaatctgattggtcggaaagagtttgttcttatcataactcttccctcccacaactatataTTGGGGttttcataacccagaaaagacaccagaagttataacaagaagacacAAGGGAGCTCGTGCATCAAAGGCCACAATTCTCTGCAAATTGCAAGTGTTCAAGCATTCAAGCACTtcaacacaaatttcaagtattcaagatcaagaacgaagtCAAATTAAATACAAGGCGTTCAAGATCAAGGCTACTTGTTCGTGATACAATTCGTGGTAACAATCAAAGTGTTCGCGACggataaatcaaattcaaattcaagatcaagctcaaaggcccttgaatttatattggaaaagtagaatcagaggaaccatagagattgtaacactcaaactatttgaaatcaaatactacgattgttccAATacttttcggtcttgattttattttctctacGCAAATTTATTGCCTACAATATAAACATgttccaaaaaaagaaaaaactgaaATAAAAATTTAATGCGTTAACTGTGGTACTTGAATCCCAATACACATTTTGGGATGTCGAATCAAAAATTGTTTGCACATAGGTATTTTGATCCTCCTTTCATAATTTAAAAATCACTCCATCCGGTAAAATAAATGTCTTATTAACTTTtgaaatttgatattttggaAAACAGAGTTTCATCTTTTTTCCTTAACATTTTTACCATTTTCTTTTGTGCTTGTTTCTTCCTATTTAATGTATCTTTTCTTTTGACCaaaacaaaataaggaaaaaacaGTTGTCACATGGGCTCTTCGAGATTCAGTAGACATTCTATTTAAAAACTTTTGACAAAAAGAATGTGTAATAAATATTTCGAGTTTAATATGACACAACTCACGTAAATCAACATATGTGAACTTgaataaaaatcataaattagaaGGGAGAAATTTTAAGAAGAGAAAAAATTTCTAATGTAAAAATTGGAGATATAAACTTGAGATGTCAACCCCTTTTTTTCTTCCTCTAACGCCTTTTCCTCTTAAGGCATTTTCCTTAGTTTTGTGTTTCCTAATAATTGGTATGAACTGTTGATACTTTTGGCATCTTTTTTCATTTCTATCGCATTCTTTTCCTCCAAACCCAGCAGCCCAAAACTCATCTCT
This region of Nicotiana tomentosiformis chromosome 4, ASM39032v3, whole genome shotgun sequence genomic DNA includes:
- the LOC138910262 gene encoding uncharacterized protein yields the protein MITEDINNELIVIPSMEEVKTRVFSMDPNSAPGPDEFTAKFFQVAWDFDAPTLVLALNSFFCGDILPKWLTHTCIIMLPKVSSHRHFNDIRPISLCNVVSKIFAKLLNSRLSKLLPNLISGNQSGFVKVRSITENILLAQEIIQDIAKPNKYGNVVLKLDMATAYDRVSRPFLCVLMRRLGQGFFKSKRGLREGDHIPPSLFVLCVEFLSRKLHDVSIHREFTGFYMNKKGPIINHLAYVDDVILFSIGCKKSLDMLMKALSMRREHFTGLPGIVYASHTVREELISENYKIHRSHPLIKKWYSGLSNSWNAMCNIKSKVDMHILWKVGKRDIAFWFDNWTNLGPLCNFLPEGSKPVNIKLSEVLVNDQWWWGGWDSLMPEYIMETIDSMKLKLRPAEPCVSVWTVDEKGTFSVASAVHLFRRKKQNSRIDSKTWQKQVPFKMSFIVWRALRDKIPSGARILRMEFSIYSSCCCCRIPDLETIDHLFCSGAYAQEVWRIICGPRGGEYSIPYVQNQAEMEQHLSIIPYNCLFQEDYHNQAEQSPRTVVKLNSDGSCRNGYCGGGVVVRDSMGCLIYAYILNLGPGTSNWAEAMFLLFGIKWCIKSGFNNILAESNSKLLVDWVNGSNCTPWRVAYQVNELRRLRGHKFLNLNHCFRESNQVADKLASLSHDSLQTQVFLSFVDLPTQVRGIMNMDRWKLPTIRIADKRIAEIPFEPP